From Camelina sativa cultivar DH55 chromosome 7, Cs, whole genome shotgun sequence, one genomic window encodes:
- the LOC104702337 gene encoding defensin-like protein 1 has product MAKFASIITLIFAALFLFAAFETPSMVEAQRLCDRPSKTWSGVCGNNSACKNQCINLEGAQHGSCNYANPTHKCICFFSC; this is encoded by the exons ATGGCTAAGTTTGCTTCCATCATCACCCTTATCTTTGCAGCACTTTTTCTCTTTGCTGCTTTTG AGACACCGTCAATGGTGGAAGCACAGAGGTTGTGCGATAGGCCTAGTAAGACATGGTCAGGGGTTTGTGGAAACAATAGTGCTTGCAAGAATCAGTGCATTAACCTTGAGGGAGCACAACATGGATCTTGCAACTATGCCAACCCAACTCACAAgtgtatttgtttcttc
- the LOC104702334 gene encoding defensin-like protein 4: MAKFASIITLIFAALVLFAAFEAPSMVEAQKLCERPSGTWSGVCGNNNACKNQCINLEGARHGSCNYVFPYHRCICYFPC, encoded by the exons ATGGCTAAGTTTGCTTCCATCATCACCCTTATCTTTGCTGCTCTTGTTCTCTTTGCTGCTTTCG AGGCACCGTCAATGGTGGAAGCACAGAAGTTGTGCGAGAGGCCAAGTGGAACATGGTCAGGAGTTTGTGGAAACAATAATGCTTGCAAGAATCAGTGCATTAATCTTGAAGGAGCACGTCATGGTTCTTGCAACTATGTCTTCCCATATCACAGATGTATCTGTTACTTCCCATGTTAA